The Psychrobacter raelei genome contains the following window.
ACCGTATGGTAGCTGAATATATCGTATCTCAGCTTCCTGAAAATATAGAGGTCGAAGAGATCGAGATTGCACAACTGCCTTTATACAATCAAGATTATGACAAACAAACCATCGAAAGCTACGATCAGGTCCGTCAAAAAATCAAAGAAGTGGATACGGTGTTAATCGTGACGCCAGAGCACAATCGCACCTTACCTGCTGCCCTAAAAAACGTGATAGATATTGCCTCACGTCCTCATGGCGACAGCGCTTGGAGTGGTAAAAAAGTAGCTGTGGTTACCGCGTCACCAGGCACTTATGGTGGAAGAGAATGTGGGCTTGATGTGCGCAAATCGATGCAAGCTTTGTCAGCCAAAGTGATGATTGCCCCTGAGGTCTATTTGAGTCATGCCTCTGACAGTATTGAAGATGGCAAAGTTAGTAACGAAAAAACTCAACAGTATTTAACTAAATTCGCCGATGCACTAGTCCAATTTATAGAAGAATAATATGAGTAATCAAAATATTGACGATAGAAAAGACGAAAGCAATAAGATTGAAAAACCCAAGTCAACAGGCGGTGGTTTTTGGAAGCGCTTTGAGGCGGCAATCTTATTAACCTTAGTGGGCGGCGCAATTGATACCATTGGTTTTATCGCCTTACTTGGCTTCTTTACCAACCACGTCACAGGAAACTTAGTGATGGCTGGTGGTGGACTGGTCAAAGGTGGCGATGATCTTTGGATTAAACTTGGGGCCTTACCGGTATTTATTATTACCGTCATGTTCACTCAGCGTTATATCACCAGAAGATCGGCTGATAAGCCTATTTTAAGCGAACTTTTATTTGCAGAAGTGTTGTTTTTAACGGCCTTTATGGTTTCAGCACTGATGTTCGGTCCTTTCGAAGACCCAGGTGCTATTGACTTAGCCATTACTGGTTTCTTAGGTCTGATGGCCTTCGCTATTCGTAACACAGCGGGTAAGACGGTCATGGGTAAAGTACGTCCGACACTACTGATGACGGGTAATACCACACAGTTGGGTATCGATTTATCAGATTATTTCTTTGACCGTAATCGCTGCAACATGGAAAGCTTAAAGCACAGTGCGGCTATTGTTTTCTTCTTTGCCTTTGGTGCATTAATTGGTACTTTGCTCTATATGAAGATTGGTTTTTGGTCGATTGCGCCATTTATCCTGCCTGTGTTTTATTTGGCCTTTAAATCTCGTGACGAGCAATATCTGGTACAACAAAACATGTCAGCTAAG
Protein-coding sequences here:
- a CDS encoding NAD(P)H-dependent oxidoreductase produces the protein MDNTKKLGLIIGSLRKDSINRMVAEYIVSQLPENIEVEEIEIAQLPLYNQDYDKQTIESYDQVRQKIKEVDTVLIVTPEHNRTLPAALKNVIDIASRPHGDSAWSGKKVAVVTASPGTYGGRECGLDVRKSMQALSAKVMIAPEVYLSHASDSIEDGKVSNEKTQQYLTKFADALVQFIEE
- a CDS encoding YoaK family protein — its product is MSNQNIDDRKDESNKIEKPKSTGGGFWKRFEAAILLTLVGGAIDTIGFIALLGFFTNHVTGNLVMAGGGLVKGGDDLWIKLGALPVFIITVMFTQRYITRRSADKPILSELLFAEVLFLTAFMVSALMFGPFEDPGAIDLAITGFLGLMAFAIRNTAGKTVMGKVRPTLLMTGNTTQLGIDLSDYFFDRNRCNMESLKHSAAIVFFFAFGALIGTLLYMKIGFWSIAPFILPVFYLAFKSRDEQYLVQQNMSAKS